The Prevotella sp. E9-3 genome has a window encoding:
- a CDS encoding DUF6359 domain-containing protein: MIKNLRFFVLSICALLAGTAMAGSITFGELGLENTVQYTDPFDGGDFTVTFGGGGNNGKYYTTGEGIRVYGGGTMTIAAKEGKLKNILITYDGSNKPTEATVVDGGTYDPATGLWTGDASQIVFTRPSGSGHWRVKKIEMGDNVAPVVVTEGQTPETAITVDRALELINALNDGGKTSENYYVKGTVTAVTEVSSKYGNASFVIDGKLTAYRLKGLENKKVTNEDFIDVDDEVVVYGQLQKYVKDNVTTPQVAQDGYVYSVNGKTKDESVVEPTIEGGTTPETAITVEAAVAAINSMMNNQTTTNSYYIKGVVTAVATIDTSYGNATFTIRSSAEAQDSLLVYRALGLENKSITDSELLEDGDEVVVYGKLQKYLKDEKITPELAQGGYIYSINGKTKGDDKPIVLEGDGTIESPYTIADLKAMPVPTESSAVEGQEMFWVKGFIAGSLNSSGSEILEGEKIVASNIGLASTQEVASGTECIPVQLPTGNLRAALNVLDNPTYVGKEVLVYGYILKYMGKTGIKNTADFILDGEQFSAGISETKTDNRFQGAIYNLRGQRVMTPAKGLYIMNGKKFFVK; the protein is encoded by the coding sequence ATGATTAAAAATTTACGCTTTTTTGTATTAAGTATTTGTGCTTTGTTGGCTGGCACAGCCATGGCCGGAAGTATCACTTTTGGCGAATTGGGTCTTGAGAACACTGTACAGTACACGGATCCTTTCGACGGTGGCGATTTTACTGTAACCTTCGGTGGTGGTGGTAATAACGGAAAGTATTATACTACCGGTGAGGGTATTCGTGTTTATGGTGGCGGTACGATGACCATCGCAGCCAAGGAAGGTAAGTTGAAGAATATCCTGATTACTTATGACGGCAGCAACAAACCCACTGAGGCTACAGTAGTGGATGGAGGAACTTACGATCCTGCTACGGGTCTGTGGACTGGTGATGCTTCTCAGATTGTGTTTACTCGTCCCAGCGGAAGTGGTCACTGGCGTGTTAAGAAAATTGAAATGGGCGATAACGTGGCTCCAGTAGTGGTTACAGAGGGTCAGACACCTGAGACTGCTATTACTGTTGACCGCGCCCTGGAACTGATCAATGCTTTGAACGACGGCGGCAAAACTTCTGAAAACTATTATGTGAAGGGTACTGTGACAGCAGTAACTGAAGTCTCTTCAAAGTATGGTAATGCTTCCTTCGTGATAGATGGCAAACTGACTGCTTACCGCCTCAAGGGTTTGGAAAATAAGAAAGTGACCAATGAAGATTTTATTGATGTTGACGACGAGGTTGTGGTTTATGGTCAGCTACAGAAGTATGTGAAGGATAATGTGACAACTCCTCAGGTGGCTCAGGATGGTTATGTTTATTCTGTAAACGGTAAGACCAAAGATGAAAGTGTTGTTGAGCCTACTATCGAAGGTGGTACCACTCCTGAGACTGCTATCACCGTTGAAGCCGCTGTGGCTGCTATCAACTCAATGATGAACAACCAGACTACTACGAATAGCTACTACATCAAGGGTGTTGTGACCGCCGTTGCTACAATTGATACAAGCTATGGAAATGCTACCTTCACTATCCGTTCATCTGCCGAGGCTCAAGACTCATTGCTTGTTTATCGTGCACTGGGCTTGGAGAATAAGTCAATCACCGACAGCGAACTGCTGGAAGACGGCGATGAGGTAGTGGTGTATGGTAAGTTGCAGAAGTACTTAAAAGACGAGAAGATTACTCCTGAATTGGCTCAGGGTGGCTATATCTATAGTATCAACGGAAAAACTAAGGGCGATGATAAACCTATCGTACTGGAAGGTGACGGAACGATTGAAAGCCCTTATACTATAGCCGACTTGAAGGCAATGCCTGTTCCTACTGAATCAAGTGCTGTAGAAGGTCAGGAGATGTTCTGGGTGAAAGGTTTTATAGCTGGTTCTCTGAACTCAAGCGGCAGTGAGATTTTGGAAGGTGAAAAAATTGTGGCAAGCAATATCGGTCTGGCATCTACTCAGGAAGTTGCAAGTGGCACTGAATGCATTCCTGTTCAACTGCCAACAGGTAATCTGCGTGCTGCTCTGAACGTGCTTGACAATCCTACTTATGTGGGTAAGGAAGTGCTCGTTTATGGCTATATTCTGAAGTATATGGGCAAGACTGGTATTAAGAATACGGCCGACTTCATCTTAGATGGTGAGCAGTTTAGCGCTGGTATCAGCGAGACAAAGACTGACAACCGCTTCCAGGGTGCTATCTATAACCTCCGTGGCCAGCGTGTAATGACTCCTGCAAAGGGTCTCTACATCATGAACGGAAAGAAGTTCTTCGTGAAGTAA
- a CDS encoding RNA methyltransferase, protein MRKLRTIEMKRLTVEEFREADKLPLVVVLDDVRSMYNVGSVFRTCDAFRVEKICLCGITSTPPHAEIHKTALGAEDSVSWQYCNTALEAVRELKKQGYTVFSVEQAEGSTSLPSFVPEKGRKYAVVMGNEVKGVHQEVIDESNGCLEIPQLGVKHSMNVSVTTGIIIYHFARELVL, encoded by the coding sequence ATGCGCAAACTCCGTACTATAGAGATGAAGCGCCTTACGGTGGAAGAGTTCCGTGAGGCCGATAAACTGCCGCTTGTAGTGGTGTTAGACGATGTCAGGTCGATGTACAACGTGGGAAGTGTGTTCCGCACTTGCGATGCTTTCCGTGTAGAGAAAATCTGTCTCTGTGGCATCACCTCCACCCCACCCCATGCCGAGATTCACAAGACGGCACTGGGCGCTGAGGATAGTGTAAGTTGGCAATACTGCAATACTGCTCTCGAGGCTGTGAGGGAACTGAAAAAACAGGGCTATACGGTCTTTTCGGTTGAACAGGCGGAAGGTAGCACTTCCCTACCCTCGTTTGTGCCTGAGAAGGGCCGTAAATACGCAGTGGTGATGGGAAACGAGGTGAAAGGTGTTCATCAGGAAGTGATTGATGAGAGCAACGGCTGTCTGGAGATTCCTCAACTGGGCGTGAAACACTCCATGAACGTGAGTGTGACCACGGGAATTATCATCTATCATTTCGCGAGGGAATTGGTGCTGTGA
- a CDS encoding glycosyltransferase family 9 protein has product MQHDHLLVIRFSALGDVAMTVPVIWALARQYPEVRITVLSRPFARSFFENLAPNVNFMSADLKSEYHGVKGLNALYRRLTAKQFTAVADLHNVLRSGYLRLRFHLGHYRVEHLNKHRYQRRMLVARQPRKVLQPLSTPFENYLDVFARLGYPIDPSNLCFKSLSFPETPEHTAILQHTILQSPCVGIAPFAAHRGKTYPPKLMEKVIDLLIQSHPEARIILFGRGQQEDEFFAQCTAKWSNCITASSIAKDMNQELLLMSKLKVMVSMDSSNMHLASLVGIPVVSIWGATHPYAGFMGWGQSVNNSLQVSSLDCRPCSIYGNKPCLRGDYACLCGIAPERVVEKIVEFV; this is encoded by the coding sequence ATGCAGCACGACCATTTATTAGTGATACGTTTTTCGGCTCTTGGCGATGTAGCCATGACAGTACCTGTAATATGGGCATTAGCACGCCAATATCCAGAAGTGCGCATCACCGTTCTGAGTCGTCCGTTTGCCCGTTCTTTTTTTGAGAATCTGGCTCCCAATGTCAATTTCATGTCGGCCGACTTAAAGAGTGAGTATCATGGAGTGAAAGGACTCAATGCCCTCTATCGTCGTCTCACAGCCAAGCAGTTCACTGCTGTTGCCGACCTTCACAACGTGTTGCGCAGCGGTTATCTGCGCCTGCGTTTCCATTTAGGACACTACCGCGTAGAACACCTGAACAAGCACCGCTATCAGCGACGGATGCTTGTGGCTCGTCAACCGCGTAAAGTGCTGCAACCACTTTCCACACCATTCGAAAACTACCTGGATGTGTTTGCCCGTTTAGGCTATCCCATCGACCCGTCAAATCTGTGTTTCAAGAGCCTTTCTTTCCCGGAAACACCTGAACATACGGCTATTCTCCAGCATACGATACTCCAATCCCCGTGTGTAGGCATTGCTCCTTTTGCCGCACATCGTGGTAAGACCTATCCTCCAAAACTGATGGAAAAGGTTATTGACCTGTTGATACAGTCGCATCCGGAGGCCCGAATCATTCTGTTTGGAAGGGGTCAGCAGGAAGATGAGTTCTTTGCGCAATGCACAGCCAAATGGTCCAACTGCATTACAGCTTCAAGTATAGCCAAAGACATGAATCAGGAGCTTCTGCTGATGAGCAAGCTCAAGGTGATGGTTTCCATGGATTCTTCCAACATGCATTTAGCATCGCTTGTAGGCATTCCAGTGGTCAGTATTTGGGGAGCTACTCATCCCTATGCTGGTTTCATGGGGTGGGGGCAGAGTGTTAACAACTCACTACAAGTCAGCAGTTTAGACTGTCGTCCGTGCAGCATTTACGGCAATAAGCCCTGCTTGCGTGGCGATTATGCCTGCCTTTGCGGCATCGCCCCGGAGAGGGTAGTGGAAAAAATAGTGGAGTTTGTTTGA
- a CDS encoding DUF4254 domain-containing protein: protein MSFTEQANQIFRQVIADYHLTDNVDTPIHNPYERDSIEFSLYLKCWIDTVQWHYEDIIRDPHIDPQEALSLKRRIDRSNQDRTDLVEEIDTYFRKVYSEVTPLPDARLNTESPAWAVDRLSILALKIYHMQEQVDRKDANAEHHERCLMKLNVLLEQQKDLSLAIDQLLDDYQAGRKVMKVYRQMKMYNDPSTNPVLYKKGEN from the coding sequence ATGAGTTTTACAGAACAAGCAAATCAAATTTTCCGTCAGGTCATTGCCGATTATCATTTGACCGACAATGTTGACACCCCCATTCATAATCCTTACGAACGCGACAGCATTGAGTTCAGCCTTTATCTGAAGTGCTGGATTGATACTGTTCAGTGGCATTATGAAGATATTATCCGCGATCCGCATATCGATCCGCAAGAGGCTCTGTCACTGAAGCGCCGTATAGACCGTTCCAATCAGGATCGTACCGACCTTGTTGAGGAGATTGACACCTATTTCCGCAAGGTTTACAGTGAGGTAACTCCCCTACCCGATGCTCGTCTGAACACCGAGAGTCCTGCTTGGGCTGTTGACCGCCTGAGTATCCTGGCACTGAAGATTTACCACATGCAGGAACAGGTGGACCGCAAGGATGCCAATGCAGAGCACCATGAGCGTTGTTTGATGAAGCTGAATGTTCTGTTGGAACAGCAGAAAGACCTTTCCCTGGCTATCGATCAACTGCTGGATGACTATCAGGCCGGCCGTAAGGTGATGAAGGTTTATCGCCAGATGAAGATGTACAACGATCCAAGCACAAACCCAGTGCTTTATAAAAAAGGTGAGAATTGA
- the mutS gene encoding DNA mismatch repair protein MutS, translating to MAKKDGQLTPMMQQFFDLKKKHPDAVLLFRCGDFYETYCDDAIVASRILGITLTKRNNGYNKGDEMAGFPHHALDTYLPKLIRAGKRVAICDQLEDPKLTKKLVKRGITELVTPGVALTDNVLNYKENNFLASVDFGRSACGVSFLDISTGEFLVGEGTPDYVEKLLGNFQPKEVLYERNRRQDFERFFGTRYITFQLDDWVYTEETAQQKLLRHFGVKSLKGFGVAHMHSGITAAGAILQYLEMTQHTQIGHITNLARIEEEKYVRLDKFTIRSLELVQPMQEDGRSLLDVVDRTVSPMGSRLLRRWLVFPLKDRQPIEQRLDVVESFFREPEFRQIIDEQLQRVGDLERIISRVATGRVSPREVVQLKIALQAIEPIKKACLMLGKKSENSDSSENSEVSENSEYSENSEYSEYSENFELSDLSDSGNHFSGYSAIRHIGERLELCEEIRERIAREVKPDPPQLVQKGGVISDGVSEELDQLRHIAYSGKDYLLQIQEREAQLTGIQSLKIGYNNVFGYYLEVRNTYKDKVPQEWVRKQTLAQAERYITQELKEYEEKILGAEDRILSLEAQLFAALVGDIQKFIAEIQVDAVLLARLDVLLGFAKTAEEHRYVRPVVDDSEVIDIRQGRHPVIETELPVGEQYVPNDVMLDNERQQIMMITGPNMAGKSALLRQTALIVLLAQVGCFVPAEAAKIGLVDKIFTRVGASDNISLGESTFMVEMTEASNILNNVSPKSLVLFDELGRGTSTYDGISIAWAIVEYLHEQPKARARTLFATHYHELNEMEKNFSRIKNYNVSVKEVEGKVIFLRRLERGGSEHSFGIHVAEIAGMPRSIVKRANVILKQLEADNEGVGKAGKPEHGPEARTAATIGIADSREGMQLSFFQLDDPVLCQIRDEILGLDINNLTPVEALNKLNDIKKIVSGK from the coding sequence ATGGCAAAGAAAGACGGGCAGCTGACCCCTATGATGCAGCAGTTTTTCGATTTGAAAAAGAAACACCCTGATGCGGTGCTGCTGTTTCGCTGTGGCGATTTCTATGAGACTTATTGCGACGATGCTATTGTGGCCTCACGTATATTGGGCATTACGCTGACAAAACGCAATAATGGCTATAATAAAGGCGACGAGATGGCCGGCTTTCCCCATCATGCCCTTGACACTTATCTGCCTAAACTGATCCGTGCCGGAAAGCGCGTGGCTATCTGCGATCAGTTGGAAGACCCTAAACTGACAAAGAAACTGGTGAAACGCGGTATCACTGAACTGGTGACACCTGGCGTGGCTCTGACCGATAACGTGCTGAATTATAAGGAGAACAACTTTTTGGCATCAGTAGATTTCGGTCGTTCTGCCTGTGGCGTGAGCTTTCTCGATATTTCTACCGGTGAGTTTCTGGTGGGAGAGGGTACACCCGATTATGTAGAGAAACTGTTGGGCAATTTCCAACCGAAAGAGGTGCTCTACGAGCGTAACCGCCGTCAGGATTTCGAGCGGTTCTTCGGTACTCGCTATATCACTTTTCAGCTTGACGACTGGGTATATACTGAGGAAACAGCTCAACAGAAACTACTTCGCCATTTCGGGGTGAAGTCGTTGAAGGGTTTCGGTGTTGCCCATATGCATAGCGGCATCACCGCTGCCGGTGCTATTCTTCAGTATTTGGAGATGACTCAGCACACACAGATAGGCCATATCACGAATCTTGCGAGAATAGAAGAAGAGAAATACGTCCGACTGGATAAGTTTACCATTCGTTCACTCGAACTGGTACAGCCCATGCAGGAGGACGGGCGCAGTTTGCTCGATGTGGTAGATCGTACCGTGTCGCCAATGGGATCGCGACTGTTGCGCCGCTGGCTGGTTTTTCCACTGAAAGACCGTCAACCTATTGAACAACGACTGGATGTGGTGGAGAGTTTCTTCCGCGAACCGGAATTCCGACAGATTATTGACGAACAACTGCAACGGGTAGGCGACTTGGAGCGCATCATCTCTAGGGTGGCAACCGGACGTGTGTCGCCCCGCGAAGTGGTTCAACTGAAAATTGCCCTTCAGGCCATAGAACCCATTAAAAAGGCTTGCCTGATGTTAGGAAAGAAGTCTGAGAATTCTGATAGTTCTGAGAATTCTGAAGTTTCTGAGAATTCTGAATATTCTGAGAATTCTGAATATTCTGAGTATTCTGAAAATTTTGAGCTTTCTGATCTTTCTGATAGCGGCAACCATTTCTCTGGCTATTCGGCCATCCGCCACATTGGTGAGCGCCTGGAACTGTGTGAGGAGATTCGTGAACGGATAGCCCGCGAAGTAAAGCCAGATCCTCCTCAACTGGTACAGAAGGGTGGGGTGATCAGCGATGGTGTAAGTGAGGAACTCGACCAGTTGCGACATATTGCCTACTCAGGAAAAGACTACTTGTTGCAGATTCAGGAGCGTGAAGCTCAACTTACAGGTATTCAGTCGCTGAAGATTGGCTATAACAACGTGTTCGGCTACTACCTCGAGGTGCGAAATACTTATAAGGATAAGGTGCCGCAGGAATGGGTGCGTAAGCAGACGCTGGCACAGGCCGAGCGTTATATCACTCAGGAACTGAAGGAATACGAAGAAAAGATTCTCGGTGCCGAAGACCGTATCCTATCGCTCGAAGCCCAGCTGTTTGCTGCCTTGGTGGGCGATATCCAGAAGTTTATCGCAGAGATTCAGGTCGATGCCGTACTGCTGGCCCGTCTGGATGTACTCTTAGGCTTTGCCAAAACCGCCGAAGAACACCGTTATGTGCGGCCGGTAGTGGATGATTCTGAAGTGATTGATATCCGACAAGGCCGCCATCCTGTTATTGAAACCGAACTGCCCGTAGGCGAACAGTATGTGCCGAACGATGTGATGCTCGACAACGAGCGACAGCAGATTATGATGATTACCGGACCAAATATGGCTGGTAAATCGGCGCTGTTGCGTCAAACGGCTTTGATAGTACTGTTGGCCCAAGTGGGCTGTTTTGTGCCCGCAGAGGCCGCGAAAATCGGTTTGGTGGACAAAATCTTTACACGTGTGGGTGCTTCCGATAATATTTCATTAGGTGAATCAACCTTTATGGTAGAGATGACTGAGGCCTCTAACATCCTGAATAATGTTTCACCGAAGAGTCTTGTGCTATTTGATGAGCTGGGACGCGGCACTTCTACCTATGATGGTATCTCTATTGCCTGGGCAATTGTGGAGTACCTGCACGAACAACCGAAAGCGCGGGCTCGCACGCTCTTTGCTACGCACTATCATGAACTGAACGAGATGGAAAAGAATTTCTCTCGTATCAAAAACTATAATGTGAGTGTGAAAGAGGTGGAGGGAAAAGTGATTTTTCTGCGCCGACTGGAACGTGGAGGCAGTGAACACTCGTTTGGTATTCACGTGGCCGAGATAGCTGGTATGCCTCGTAGTATTGTGAAGCGTGCGAATGTCATTCTGAAACAGCTTGAAGCCGACAATGAAGGGGTAGGGAAGGCTGGTAAGCCAGAACACGGCCCCGAGGCTCGTACGGCCGCCACAATAGGCATTGCTGATAGTCGTGAGGGTATGCAGTTGTCTTTCTTCCAGTTGGACGACCCTGTACTGTGTCAGATCCGTGACGAAATTTTAGGACTCGACATCAACAACCTCACTCCTGTTGAGGCTTTAAACAAACTGAACGATATCAAAAAAATAGTTTCCGGAAAGTAA